The nucleotide window TTCTGGCCGCGATCGCGATCCCGAAGTTCGCGAACACGAAGTCGAAGGCGTACATCACCGCCATGAAGTCGGATCTGCGTAACCTCGTGACGGCCGAAGAGGCGTTCTTCTCGGATTCGTCGAAGTACACGGCGACGATCACCGATCTCAAGTACCAGAGCTCGACCGGCGTGAACTCGCCGACGATCACCACGGGCGCTGGGTACTGGTCGGCCACGACGTCGCACACGCAGCTGGCCGGCACGACGTGCGGTATCGGCATCAACACGTCGAACCCGACGGTTCCGACCGCCGCGGAAGGCGAGCCGGCTTGTAAGTAACGAGTAACACGGCTTGGGCCGGGTCGCACGCGGCCCTGCTGGCGTGAAAAAGCATGGGAGTCCGGTGACTTTACAGTCGCCGGGCTCTTTTGCTATCTCCTTACACGAGAATGAGCTTGACATCGCGGATACCGTATACGAGACTCCTCCACCCACCGGCGGTCCGCGGCCCGCGAAACGTGACGCGAAGCGTCCATGCCGCAGTTAGTGTGCAGTTGGTGTGATGGCCGACACTCCTCGGTAACCAGGAAAGAATTCGGTCATTCCTCGGCATTTTGATCGTTCCAACCGTTCAACCGTCCCACACCGCACATCCCACTGGCCGCTGCGACTGTCGTCGCGGCGCCCGGGGCATTTCCCCCCAAGTCCCACAGTTCAGGGAGGCACGTACGATGAGATTGATGAGGCTGAGCAGCCTCGCCGTCGGCGCTGTTGCACTAGCGCTACTTACGACGACTGCTACGGTCGCCGCCGCGCAAGGCGGGACCCTCGCCGGTACGGTGACGGCGCAAGGCACCAATGCGCCGCTCCAAGAAGCGCGCGTGATCGTAGTCGGCACCAGCCTGGTTGGTTTGACCGGGCCGGATGGCAAGTACACGATTCGCCGCGTCCCGGCCGGCACGGCCGAGATTCGAATCATTCGCGTCGGGTATCAGGAGCAGAAGAAGTCGGTCCGCGTCAGCGACAACGAAACGGCGACGCTCGACTTCGTGATGGCTCAGACGATCGTGCAGCTGCAGGAAGTCGTGACGACGGCCACCGGCGAGCAGCGCCGCGTCGAAGTCGGCAACGCGGTCGAAAACGTCTCGGTCTCGAAGCTCACCGAAGAGGCGCCCATCCGGAATCTTGCCGACGTGCTCAACTCCCGCGTGCCGGGCGTGATGGTGCAGGGCGGCGGGCAGACGGGTTCGGGCCAGCGCATTCGCGTGCGCGGTGTGAGCTCGGTGTCGCTCTCGAATGACCCGATCTACGTGATCGACGGCATTCGCATGAGCGCCAACAACAGCTCGGCGTCGTTCGGCAACGGCGGCTCGAACTTCAGCCGTCTCGGCGACATCGACCCCGAGCAGATCGAGAACATCGAGATCGTGAAGGGTCCGTCGGCGGCCACGCTGTACGGCACCGACGCCGCCAACGGCGTCGTGGTCATCACGACGAAGAAGGGCCGCGCGGGCGCCGCGCGCTGGAATGGCTTCGTCGAGGGCGGCGTCCTCGATGACATGCACAACTACTTCACGAACTACACGCTCGCGGGCCACAGCCCTTCGGGCGCGCTGCTCATTCAAGCGGGCCAGTGCACGCTGCCGGCGGTCGCCGCCGGGACCTGCATCAAGGACAGCCTTCGTACGTACAGCCCGATCTCCGATCCGAACGCCACGCCGCTCGGCAAAGGCAATCGCGACGCTGCCGGCATTCAGTTGTCGGCCGGCACGGATGCGGTGCGCTACTTCGTTTCCGCGGGCCGCGACAATGAAATCGGCGTGTTCGATCTGCCGGCGTTCGAGCGCCAGCGCTACGACTCGCTCGGCATCACCGCGCACGACTGGACCACGCGTCCGAACGCGCGTCTGATGAACAGCTTCCGCGGCAACATCAGCAGTCAGGTGAACGAGAAGTTCGACGCGCAGGTGAACTTCGGTTACACGACGATCACGCAACGCACGTCGAACGAATCGAACAACACGGTGGGCATCGGCTCGCAGGCGTTCGGTGGTCCGGGGTACGTCAACAACGGCACCGTCGCGATCGTGAACACCCCGCTCCATGGCTATCGCGCGTGGACGCCGGCGTACACCTGGGAAGAGCTGCTCCAGCAGAACGTCAACCGCTCGATCATCAGTTCGAACCTCAATTGGCGCCCGACGTCGTGGTTGTCGACGCGCGCCAACGTCGGTGAAGACTTCGCGGATCGTGTGGACTTCAATCTCCACATGAACGGCGAAGCGGCGCCGATTACGGCAACGTATCGTGACGGCTTCGCCGGCAACGGCCGCACGAACATCGCGAATCTCACCGCCGATCTCGGCGCCACGGCGAACTACAATCCGTCGCGCTTCAATTGGCTGAACTTCAAGACGACGCTGGGCACGCAGTACGTCAACACGCGGCTCGACCAGAACGAAGCAGACGGCACGACGTTGCCGCCGGGCGCACAGACGGCGAGCAGCGGCGCCACGTCCGGGGCTTCGGAAGGCACGACGATCACCAAGACCCTTGGCGTGTTCGTCGAAGAAGCGGCCGCCATTCGCGATCGCCTGTTCCTGACCGGCGCGGTGCGCACGGACCAGAACAGCGCCTTCGGTACGAAGTTCCAGCGCGTGTACTACCCGAAGGGGAGCTTGTCGTGGGTGATGTCGGACGAGTCGTGGTTCCCGCACTCGAGCATCTTCGACCACGTCAGCAGCTTCCGCACGCGTCTCGCGTACGGCGCCTCGGGCGTGCAGCCCGGCTCGAACACCGCCAACCGCACGTTCTCGGCGAGCTCCTCGAGCATCAAGGGCACCGATCTCCCGATCGAGACGTTCGCGACCATCGGTAACGACAGCCTCAAACCCGAACGTTCCACGGAGTGGGAGACGGGCTTCGATTCGCGTCTGTTCAACAGCCGCCTCGAGTTCAACCTGACCTACTTCTCGCGTCTCACGCACGACGCTCTCATTGGTGCGATCGTCGCACCGTCGACGGGCGTGACGGCGACGTCGCAGCAGCAGAACATCGGCGCGGTCAAGAACGCGGGTTGGGAGATCACGCTCGGCGGCTCGGTGCTCGATCGCCGGAACATCGGTCTCGACTTCAACCTCACGTCGTCGCTCATCGCCAATAAGGTCGTGAGCCTTGGCAACACCCAGACGCAGGTCGGCACGACGAACTGGGTGAAGGCCGGATATCCGATCCGCGGTCTGTTCGCTCGTCCGATCCTCTGGTACAAGGACCGCAACGGGGATGGCATCCTGACCTGGAACAAGGATTCGGCGCTGACGGAAGTCTACGTCTCGAACGATACGATCTTCCGTGGTTACGCCGAGCCCCGCTATCTGACGTCGCTGACGTCGGGCATCGATCTGTTCGGCCGCAAGCTCCGCATTCAGAACCTGCTCGACTGGCGTGGTGGCAACCTGTGGTACAACAATACCGAGCGCATTCGCTGCGCGAGCCGCCAGAATTGCAACGGATTGAACAACCCGAATGCTTCGCTGCAGGAACAGGCGATGGTCGTGGCGGCGCAGAACGTGACGCCGCAGCCGACGCTCGACGGCTTCTTCCAGCCGGGCGGGTTCGTGAAGTGGCGCGAAATGTCGGCGACGCTCCAGTTGCCGCAGGCGCTGGTCTCGCGCACCCGCGCGCGGTCGGGCACCCTCGTCTTCTCGGCGCGTAACCTCCACACCTGGACGAAGTATCGCGGCACCGATCCCGAGAGCGATTTCGCGGTCGGCGAAGGCGGCGATTCGCCGTCGGAGTTCCAGACGTTCGCGCAGCCCACGTACTTCATCTTCCGCCTGAACCTCGGCTTCTAACTCCAGCGACCACGACTCAACTCATGAGACATATTTGGCAAAGTGGCCGCGCGCTCTGCGCGGCCCTGGTGGTCGTGAGCGGGCTGGCCGCCTGCTCCGACTTCAAGGACAACTTGCTCGAGGCGCCCGATCCGGACATCATCGACCCCTCGTCGGTGCAGTCTGCGGCGGGCGCGACGTCCGTCCGAAACGGCGCGCTCGCGCGCCTGCGCCTGATGACCGTCGGTTCCGGCAACGCCGGAACCGAGGGCACCTGGCTGATGGGCGGATTGCTGGGCGACGAATGGACGACCACGTCGACGTTCGTACAGAACGACGAGGTGGACGAGCGTCAGACGTCGACGAGCAACTCGTCGGTGGACGGTTCGCTGCGCGCCATCTATCGCGTTCCGACCTCGGCCAACATCGCGATCGGCCTGCTCAACAAGTTCAAGCCGACGCCCGCGTCGGATATCGCCGAGATGTACTTCATTCGCGGATTCGCCTACGCGCAGCTCGCGTCGGACTTCTGCAACGGCATTCCGCTCAGCGACGCGGCCGGCGCCGACATCAAGCTCGGCACACCGCTCCCGATCAGTGACGTCTTCCAGGCGGCGGTGGCCTCGTACGACTCGGCGATCACGATCGCGAGCGCCACCGACGCCGCGACGGTAATCATCAACCGCGCCGCAAAGATCGGCGAGGCGCGCGCGCTCCTCGGCATCAGCCTCGCCAATGCGTCGAAGGCCGCCGCGCTGGTGAACGGCATTCCGACCACCTTCAGCTATGACGTTTCCTCGTCGCTGTCGGGTGGAACGAACGGCATCTGGAACCAGGGCCTGAGCCAGCGTCGGTATGGCGTCGGCGACAGCGTCCAAGGCAACGCACGCAACATCCTCGTGAAGAACAGCATTCCGTTCTTCTCGGCCAAGGATCCGCGCGTGCCGTCGAACTACAGTGTCAGCTCGAAGGGCGATACGACCAAGGCGCAGGATGGGCTGAGCTACTCGATCACGACACCGATCTATCAGCAGGTGTCGTCGGTGTCGGTCGTGAATGGCATCGACGCCCGTCTCATCGAAGCCGAGGCCGCGCTGCAGGCGAACAACCCGGCGCAGATGATCACGATTCTCAACGCGCTGCGCGCCACCACGCTGACGTTGAGCAGCATCACGTATACCGCGAATGCGTTACCGGCGCTCACCGATCCGGGCACGGCGGACGGCCGCATCAACCTGCTGTTCCGTGAGAAGGCGTTCTGGACGTTTGGCCGCGGCGAGCGTCTCAACGATATGCGCCGCCTCATTCGGCAGTACGGCCGCACTCAGGACCAAGTCTTCCCCGTGGGTACGCACTACCGCGGCACGACCTTCTCGACGGACGTGAACCTGCCCATCACCACGGGCGAGTCGAACGGCAACCCGAACTTCACGGGCTGCACGGATCGCAAGGCGTAAGCTCTCGTTTAGTCACCAAAAAAGGGGAGGCCGTCAGGCCTCCCCTTTTTTACTCACCCGGTGTTTCCTTACTGATATGCGTTTACTCATGCGTCGAATTCTGTGGGCGGCGGGTGCGGTCGCCCTTCTGAGTTGCACCGACAACACACTTGGCCCGGTGCAGACCGTCGATGGCCAGTGGTCGGGCGTTCAGAACGGATACTCGTTCTCGTTCAACGTCGTTCAGGCGGATACGCTCGTCAGCGGCGCGGGGGTCCTCGCCAGCGTCGGCGGTTCGTTCCAGGGCAACGTGTCCGGAACGTTCAAGTATCCGACGCTGCACCTGCTGGTGCAGGTCGCCGGGTTCGAGGATGCGAACTACGACGGCACGATGTCGTCGAGCGAGGCGAAGATTTTCGGCAAGTTGAGCGGCTCGGGTTTGAACAACGTCGAGGTCGACGTCAGGAAGAAGTAATTCCGAGCCACTCGCGCGCCGCAGTCGCATCGCTGAACACGGCGAGCCGAAACTCCGGCGCGTCGGCGAACAGCTCGAAGACCGACGCCGCTTCGTGTCCACGCGCCGTCGTCGCCACGATCGCCACGCGCCCGACGCGCTGCTGGGCCCGATGGAGCAGCGCGCTCAGCGCCAGGGCGCGAATCTGCTCGTCCGCCGGGATCGACGTGAGGATGCGGCACTCGATGCACACATCCATCCCGCGCGTGAAGCCCGGATCCGCGAAGAGACGCTCGCACGCGGCATAGAGCGCGTCGCTGTCGACGTCGCCGGCCAACGTGATGTGCACGAGCCGATGCGCCCGGTCGATCCGATGTGAAATCGTCGATCGGTTGGCGGATAATCCGTCCGCGTCGCTGGGCGTCGGTTCCAAGGAAGCGAACTCCATGAGCAAATAGTAGTTGCGTCGGGAAGTGCTGCGGCCGTGCGTGTTGCATCCCAATGCGCCGCCTTGCAAACATTAGGTACGTGTGAACGCGGCGAGCCGTGGTACGTTCGGCCAATGTCGCTTCGACGCGGATTCACTTTGGTCGAGCTCCTCGTCGCCGTCGTGCTCGTCGACGTCGGCTTGCTCGCACTTGCCGGTGCGACGGCCGTCGCCGTGCGGCGCCAAACAGAAGCGCGCGCACGCAACACGGCGACCAATGCCGCCGCTAACCGTTTGCAAAATCTGGGCGCCTCGCCCTGCGGCGCGCGTGCCGGCAGTACCGCGCCGCCGTTCGCCGAACAGTGGTCGGAGATCGATGCGCCAACCGGCATGCGCGATCTGCGCGACAGCGTGACTTTCGTTGCGTACGGAAGCGCGCACGCCGTCGTGCTCGCGACGAGGCTGCCGTGTTGATGCGCCACGGCGCACCGGTGTGCATCCGCGTCCGGACAGGCTTCACGCTGTCCGAGCTCGTCGTAGCCATGACGGTCGCGGGAGTCATGCTCGCGATCGTCACCGGGATCGCGGTCAAGCAACAGCGTGTTCTCGCCGACCTCGCCGACGACGCCGCACTCGGTGCGCAGCTTCAGGACGCACGCGCGATCGTGCCGGCTGAACTTCGCGCGATCGCCACCGCGGCCGGCGACGTACGCGATGCTCGCGATACGGCGGTCGAATTCCGTTCGGTGATCGCGAATGCCGTCGTCTGTGATACGACGGCGTCGTCGCTCGTGCTTGCGCCCGTCGCGACGACGGTGACGACACTGGCGAGCATCGCGCAGCCGATCGAAGCGAACGACACGGCGTGGGTGCTGTCGCTGGACGACTCCGGCCCCACATGGATGCCCGCACGCGTCACCGGCGTCGGCACCGCGGCACCCGGCGCATGTCCGAGTCCCGCCCCCGCGCTCGACGCGACGCAACGATCGCTCGCGCGCGTGTCCCTCACGTTGTCCACACGCCCATCGAGTCCGCTCGGCATGCCGGTGCGCGTCACGCGTCCGGTGCGCTACAGCTTGTACAAGGCATCGGACAACGACTGGTACGTCGGCCAGCGCGACTGGAACAACAGCTCGCTGCGGCTGAACACCATCCAGCCGGTCGCCGGGCCATTCCTTTCAGCAGCGCAGTCAGGTTTGCGCTTCACGTATCTGGATACCACCGGCACAGTGCTCTCGACACCGGTGGCGGATTCGCGCGCGATCGCTCTCATCCGCGTCGATGTTCGCGGCGAAACACAGCACGTGCATCGCGCGCTCGGCGCAGCGGGCGTCGCGGCGCGCGCGCGCGATTCCGCGACGGCGTTCGTGTTCATGAGAAATCGCTAATGGGTGCGATCGCAAACCGCCGAGGCGTTGCGCTCGTTGCCGCGCTGGCGCTGATCGTCCTGCTCGGCCTGCTCACCGCGGGCGCCTTCGCGACCACGGCGATGTCGCAGCGCTCCGCGCGGCTCGTTCAATCCGATGAGCTCCTTGGGGCCGCGGCCGACTACGCTGCCACGACGGTACTCACCTCGAGCACCGAATTCGGACTTGCCGATCTGCCGCTCGGCATTTCGACCTCGTTCGTGGTGCCGACAGCGCAGCCGGATCGCGTTCGCGGGACGGTTGGCGTGACGCGTCTGCCCGGTCAGCTGCTGTGGCTGACGTCCGATGCAGATCTCACCGGACCGGAACAGGGCCACCGCCGCATTGGCATCGTCGCACGATTCGGCGCGATCGGCCCACTGCCGTCCGCCGGCATCGTGGCTCGCGGAACGATCGACCTGGGCGACAGCTCGCTGGTCGCGATCGATTCCACCGGCGACGCCGATTGTCGGCCGCACAATGCTCCGCTGACCGCTCAGCTTTCGGATTCCGCGGTCTACTACCTGACCGCGCATCCGTCGGCGGTGCTTGATTCGGCGTCCGCCGTCACCCACGTGCGCGGCGACACGATCATCGCCGGAGGAAGCTTCACCGGCATCCTGATCGTCGGCGGCGCGGTGACGGTCCTCGGCACGTGGAGCGCCAATGGATTGATCGTCGCGCGCGGTCCGATCACCGCCGCGCGCGGATTTTCGATGCGTGGCGCGGTATTGTCGTTCTCCGCGGACGTTCCCGCCGTGCGATTGACCGGGTCCGCCATCACGTACGACCCGTGCGCCGTCGCACAGGCGCTGCGCCGCGCTCTGCCGCCGCGCCCCATTCGTCGGCGCAGCTGGGCGGATTTGTTCTAAACCGTGTGATGGCCATCACTTCCGTTGGCCCATGTTACCTAGTGGATCGTCGGTCGTGTTCGGTGGGATAGGGTAGGTGTGGCCGCCGCTTTGGTCCCCGCCCGTTTCCCCGCACACCGGTTTATCGGTAATCCATGCCCCTGTTTGGTCGGAAGAAGTCCACCGTCGGTCTCGACATCGGTTCAGGCCTGATCAAAGTCGCGGTGGTTGACCATTCCAAGCGCGAGCCCGAGCTCGTGCGCGTCACCGTGACTCCACTGCTCGCCGACGCCATCGTCGAAGGCGAAGTGATGGACCCCGGTATCGTCGCCGAGGCGATTCAGGCTGCGCTCGCGAGCGCCGGCGTCAAGTCGACGGAAGTCGTCACCGCCGTCGGCGGCCGCGACGTCATCATCAAGAAAATTCAGATCGAGCGCGTCAAGGAAGCGCAGGCGCGCGAGCTGATGCGATGGGAAGCCGAACAGCACGTGCCGTTCGACATGGAGTCGGTGGAGCTGGATTTCCAGATCCTCGATCCCGACGGCGATGGCCTCGAGATGAGCGTGCTGCTCGTCGCGGCCAAGCGCGAGCTGGTCGAGTCCAAGCTTCGTGTACTGACGGACGCGGGCCTCGAGCCGGCGATCGTCGACGTCGAAGCGTTCGCGCTGCACAACGCGTTCGAGGTGAACCATCCCGACGCGATGTCCGGATTGGTCGGTTTGGTCAATATCGGCCACGACGTGACCAACATCAACATTCTCGAAGACGGCGTGCCGCTGTTGACGCGTGATCTGACCGTCGGTACGCGGCGTTTTCGCGAGGACTTGCAACGCGAGCGCGGCCTGAGCGCGGACGAGGCGCAGCAGCTGATCCAGGGCTACGATCGCTCGCCGCATCTCGAGTCGGTGCTCGAGGGCCGCGGCGAGGAAATCGCGGTCGGCGTCGAACGCGCCGCGCAGTTCCTGGCGCAGAATCAGCGTGGTGGCGGCACGCTCCGCTCGATCTATACGTGTGGCGGCGGTTCCCGCATTCCCGGCCTCAACGACATGCTCGCCGCGCGGCTCAAGCTCACCGTGCATCAGGCGAACCCGCTCGCGAATCTCAAGATCCGCGAGGGCGCGCTGGACTCGCTCGTGACGGACGAGATCGCGCCGCTCCTCATGCTGCCAATCGGATTGGCGCTGCGGCAGGTCGCATGATTGAAATCAATCTGCTGCCTGGCGCGCGGCGCTCGAAGTCCGCGGCGCGGCAACCGATCAACTTCGGCGAGCTGGCCGCCGGCGTCTCCGGCCGCCTCAAGGACAAGGTGCTCATCGGAACGATCGCGGCGGTCGTCGTCGCGCTCGCGGCGGTCGGTTATCTCTACTGGTCGCAGACCAGGCAAGAGGAAACGCTCACCGCGCGGCACGAGAAGGCGGTTCGCGACTCCACGCGGTATGCGAATTTCCTCAAGGACCGCTACAAGTCCGAGGCGGTTCGCGACACGCTCCTGCGCCAGGTGAACATCATCCGCGGCCTCGACGAGGATCGCTACGTGTGGCCGCACGTGATGGATGAAATCAGCCGTGCGCTGCCGCAGTACACGTGGCTGACGTTGATGTCCTTCGCGGGCACGCCGCAGGGGCAGTCGAACGTCGTGATCACGCCGAAGACGCCGCAGGATACATCTGCCGCGGCGAAGAAGCTCAATCGGCCGCCCAAGCGCCTGGATACGGAGATCCCGAAGGATCAGATCCAGGTGCGCCTCGTCGGCCGGACCGTCGACATCGAGGCGCTGACGCGCTTCATGAAAGATCTCGAATCGTCGCCGTTCCTGGCGAACGTGCTGCTGGACAAGTCCGGGCCGGCGCTCGACAACGGCAAGGAAGTCACGGAGTTTCAGTTGACGCTGAACTACACGCGCCCCGACACGACCTTCATTCATCGGGTGCCGCTGGCGCTGACGGCCGCGGCGGGGAGCCGGTAATCATGGCGTTGCTTCCGCAGAACCCGCGCGATCAGCGCCTCGTCATCGTCGCCATTCTCGCCGTCGGCCTGGCCGGCGTGTATCAGCAGTTGTACTGGACGCCCAAGCGCGACGATCTGCATCTGATCGAAGTGCGGCTCGACACACTCGACTCGCTCAATAAAGTCGCGAAGCTCGAGGTGGCGAAGGGTACGGCCACCAAGATGAAGCAGGAAGCCGACGCGTATGCGCGCGAGCTGAACACGCTCCGCCATCTCGTGCCGACGTCCAACGAAGTGCCGCCGCTGCTCGAGTCGATCTCCAACGCCGCGCGCAGCGCCGGCCTCGAGCTCTCGGCCGTGGCGCCCGACGGTGTGATCCAGGGCGATCAATTCGATACGTATAAATACAAGATTGGCGTCGTCGGCCCGTACCATAAGGTCGGCGCGTTCCTCGCGAACATCGGTTCGCTGCCCCGCATTGTCGCGCCGATCAATCTCTCGCTCAATCCCACCTCGCGGACCGGCGAGCTCCGTCCGAAGCGGGACGAAGCGTTCCTCGACGCCAGTTTCGGTATCGAGACATACGTCGCGCACGGGCCCCCGCCGGGACCGACCGCCGCAAAGCCGGGGGCGCCATGATGCGTCCCACGATGCGTCCCACGATGCGCTGCATGAGACACGTCATGTCCGTTGCGATGCGTTCCGCCGTCGTCGCGCTCGCGCTCATCGCGTTGGCGCACCGCGCCGACGCGCAGGACCCCTTCACCGCCGCGAAAAAGGCGGCGCAGAAGGCGGCGAATGCCGCGAGCGCGCACGTCGAAGCGGAGCAGCATCCCGAAGCGACGACGCCGCAAAAGGGCGCGGCCCAGAAGAATGCGCCGCAAGAGGCTGCACCGCAAAAGGCCGCACCGCAAAAGGCCGCACCGCCGGCCGCGCCTGGGCCGAAGGCGACGCCGTCGAGCACCAAGCCCGGGGCTCAGCTCAACGTCGCCAAGGCCGATACTATGACCATCCCGACGATCCTCTATCGCGAGGCGTACGAGTACAGTCGCGACGGTCGTCGAGATCCGTTCGTGTCGCTGCTCACGACCAACGAGCTTCGGCCCGCGCTCAGCGATCTCAAGCTCAGCAACATCATTTACGACGCGTCTGGCCGCCACTCGGTGGCCATCATGCGGGATCTCACCAACAACACTCAGTATCGCGTGACGGCGGGGTCCGCGCTCGGCCGCATGCGCGTGACCGCCATTCACGTGCTGTCCGTCGTTTTCACGATCGAAGAATTCGGCACTTCGCGTCTAGACTCGCTGGTTCTGCGCGACACTACCAAGAGGGGAAGATGAACTCACTCCGGACGCTGGCGCCCGCCGTGCGAACGGCTTTGCTGGTCGCGTTCGGCGCGCTCGCGGGTCGTCCCGCCGCGGCGGCTGCGCTCTCGACGCCGAATGATGCGACCGTCGTGTCGCTGAGCGTCGTCCCGGCCGCCGGCCGCGCGGACGTCGTCGTGCGCGTCGATGGTTCGGTCACGCTCAAGCACTTCACGCTGTCGAAGCCCGACAAGATCGTCGTCGATCTCACCGGGGCGACGCTTGGCCTTCCCGCGGGCGATTCATACGATGGTGTGGCGCGCGGCGGTATCACCCGGGTGCGCTACTCGCAATTCACGAAGACGGTCGTTCGCATCGTTCTCACGCTCGATGCGCCGCACGCCTACGACGTCACCCAGGAAGACGGCGAAGTGCACGTGCGCGTCGACGGCGCGGCCGAAAAGTTTGCGCCATGGACTGTCGGTGCAGCCGCCGCCGGCGATGCGACCGATGCGCGCGATGTTCACGATGCTCACGATGCTCACGAGGCCGCGCGCGTGATGCCGCGCGAATCTGCGGCGTCGTTCGAGAACGTGGCTGCCCGGCACCCAGCGTCCAGCGCCCAACGCTCAACGTCCGACGCCGAGCACGACCTCGCCGCACGCCCGACGCAGACTGCGCAGCAGCGCAGCCAGGAACCGTGTATTACCGCGAACTTCGAGGCGAACACCATCGCCGACGTCCTCGCGGCGTTCTCGGCCTTCACGGGCCGTACGATCCTCCCCTCGAAGAACGTGTCGGGAACGATCACCGCGAATATCATCTGCCAGCCCTGGGACGTCGCGCTCAAGGCGATCATGAACGCCAACGGCTATGACGTCACCGTCAATCCGCAGGGCATCATCATCGTCGATACGTTCGAGAACATCGCGTCGCGGCAGCAGACCACCCAGGCGCTCATTCCGCTGAACACGCGCAACGTGCGCCTCAACTACGCACGCGCGAACTCGGTCGCACAGGCCGTCACCGTGCGGCTCACGCGTACGTGTCCGACCGTCCAGACGGTATCGCAGCAAGCACCGCCGCTCACCGCGCAGAATTTGCCCAACGGGCCGATTCAGCCGACGGCGGGCCAGCCGACCGCCATGCAGGTGCAGCAGCAGCCGCAAGTCGGCGTCATGATGAACCTGCAATGCCCGACGCGCGGCGCCGTCACGGCCGACACGATCACGAACAGCATCAGCATCACCGACGTGCCGTCCGCGCTCGATGACCTCGAGGCGTACGCGCACAGCCTCGATGTGCGGCAGCCGCAGGTGAACATCAAGGCGAAGATCATTCTCGTCGATCGCAGCACGCTCGAAGGCCTGGGCCTTCGCTACGACTTGGGCTCACA belongs to Gemmatimonadaceae bacterium and includes:
- a CDS encoding AMIN domain-containing protein, which gives rise to MNSLRTLAPAVRTALLVAFGALAGRPAAAAALSTPNDATVVSLSVVPAAGRADVVVRVDGSVTLKHFTLSKPDKIVVDLTGATLGLPAGDSYDGVARGGITRVRYSQFTKTVVRIVLTLDAPHAYDVTQEDGEVHVRVDGAAEKFAPWTVGAAAAGDATDARDVHDAHDAHEAARVMPRESAASFENVAARHPASSAQRSTSDAEHDLAARPTQTAQQRSQEPCITANFEANTIADVLAAFSAFTGRTILPSKNVSGTITANIICQPWDVALKAIMNANGYDVTVNPQGIIIVDTFENIASRQQTTQALIPLNTRNVRLNYARANSVAQAVTVRLTRTCPTVQTVSQQAPPLTAQNLPNGPIQPTAGQPTAMQVQQQPQVGVMMNLQCPTRGAVTADTITNSISITDVPSALDDLEAYAHSLDVRQPQVNIKAKIILVDRSTLEGLGLRYDLGSQQQFFNDIVPRLDSAGNPLTTAGQILLGGNTVSAIANATARVPGAALQLVYSTAMGNFDFTTFLEALQTNTLLDVQAEPSATVLNNRTASLVAGTTVPVRIIDAGSAAGNTSNAPRATVQMQQVGIILTVTPQITNNRQIQMRVHVENSDVQFQTSDVGAVFPTQKVDNEMLVADGETMVVGGLTQTTVNVTRTGLPILVDLPIIGHLFGVTNRTETKRDLLILITPHIIDEGQAFDTGHP